A window of Quercus robur chromosome 12, dhQueRobu3.1, whole genome shotgun sequence genomic DNA:
GAACCTCAAAGACGTTTGTGAGGTCTTCCACATGCCCTGATGCTACCTTtctctttacaaccatatcatcaatataGACTTCATTGCTCCTGCCTagttgtggttcgaacattttagtcatcattTGTTGATAAGTAgaccctgcatttttcaaaccgaagggcatcactttgtagtgaTAGTTTCCAGTGGGAGTAACGAAAGATGTCTTTTCCTGATCGTCCAATGCTAgtggtatttggtgatatccttggaaggtgtccaaaaaactcatccgaggatggcctacTGTCACGTCCATTAGCTGAACTATCTGAGGCATAGGGAAAGAATCTTTGGGACAAGCCTTATtgaggtctgtgaagtccacacacacgCGCCATTTCCcagttttctttttcaccaccaccGTGTCAGCTAACCACTGAGGATAgaatacttccttgatagcccttGCCTGTTTGAGCTTTATTACCTCATTTCTGACAATTTCGGCTTGCTCTTTGGACGGACGTTGAGGTGGTTGTCTCTTCGGAGTGATAGAAGGGTTAACATTTAAATGATGACAAATAAAACTTGGGTCTATACCCGGGGCTTCATTCGCGCTCCACGCGAACACATCAACATTTcttctaaggaattcaaccagTTGTTCCTTCTCCCGCGGAAGTAGTTGAGCCCTAACCTAAAAGAATTTCTCCTGATCATCGCCAATAACTACCTTCTCTAGATCTTCACATTTCACCTCGTCGGTTGGTCCATTGATGGGCAATGCCAGAGTTTCTGATTGCTATAAGCCATTATCAGCGGTGACCGAGATTTCAGTCTCAGGCCGATGTTGTATGGCCGCTACTAGACATTGTCTGGCTGTGGACTGACTTCCTAAAATTTCCAACACTTGGCCTCTAGATGGATATTTCACCTTTTGGTGAAGAGTGGAGGAGACGGCCCCTAGGGTATGAAGCCAGGGTCTGCTCATAATGGCCGTGTATGGAGAGAAAGCATCTACaacaatgaagtccacttctACCACATCTGGGCCGGTTTGCACGCGTAATCTGATCTGACCTTTCGGAACGACCATTTTACCTTCAAAACTCACCAAAGGAGAACTGTAGGCTGTCAAGTTTTCAGGTTTTAGATTTAGCCCTTTATATAGGTCGGGATACATTATCTCAGCTCCGCTGCCTTGGTTAATCATCACTCTTTTCACATCGTACCCACCAATTCTAAGTATGACCACTAAAGCATCATCATGGGCTGTATGGTTCCAAGTTTGTTCTCATCTGAAAAACTTAACACAAATGGAGTGCCCATCTTGATTCTCTTCGGCATTGAACTAAACTCCTTGGCTGGGTAACGAGATACCGACATTACTCTGGAGGGACAAGATCTGGTTCTCCCTGGGGCAacaaatatgacatttattgtgctGAGAGGGAGTCTTGAAGAAGAATCTCCCTGAAATTCCGAACCCGTTTGGCTTCCTCGTCCGctggaatgatgcaagagttgtTTTAATTTCCCTTCCCGGACCAGCTGATCTAAATGGTCTCACAAGTTTCTATAATCTTCGGCGGTATGCCaatggtcctgatgatattggcaataaagGTTTTGGTTGCGTCTCATAGGATCTcctgccatcttgtttggccatttaaagaaTGACTCATTTTTAATCTTCTGCAGCACCTGCTGCACTAGCTCTCAAAACACAACATTAACCACCTGGGTGTTGGCAGATCCTGACTGCCCAACAAAATCTTTCCGAGGTTGGTTATTATTGTACCAGTccaacctgaaatccctcctctcctgaagGATCACTTTAGCCTTTCCTTTCCCCTGCAGTTGGTCTTCTTCTACCCTACTGTACTTGTCAATCCGATCCATTAGTTGACGTACACTAGTAACAGGCTTACCAGTTAGAGATTTTCTCAAATCATGCTCAGTTGGAAGGCCAGCCTTAAAAGTGCTAATGGCCACATCATCGTACTCTCCTTCTATTTCGTTaaacatctcccagtatctaTCTGAGTAGGCCTTTAGAGTCTCTCCCTCCCGCATGGACATAGATAATAAGGATCCCAAAGGCCAAGAAACCCTGCTACAAGTGATAAAGCGAGCACCAAAGGCCCGAGTGAGTTTCTTAAAGAAGTCAATAGAGTTCGCCTTTAAaccattgaaccacctcattgccactGGGCCTAAGCTAGATGGAAAGACCTTACACATTAAGGCCTCATCTTTGGAGTGAACGGCCATCCTTTGACTAAAATGGTTGACATGTTCCACTGGATCTGTTTGaccattataaatggtgaacGTGGGTTGatggaatcgccgaggaagaTTCACACTTTCTATGTTTCGTGTGAAGGGTGATTTAGAAACTTGACTCAGCGCCTTATTCATGGCATTGTTCCCCAGACCTTTGTGAGGCGGGCTCTTATATCTATGTCTATGGTGGTACTCCTCGTCGTAGGAGAAAGTCTCGCTGGGCGGAGTTCTGAATCTTCGTCTATAACTGCACCATTTGTCTCTTCAGATGATAGCTCAGAGCTGGGCGGCGAATGTCTTCGCCGAGCGTGATGCAATTCCCTCTTCAATTCATCGATTTCACATTGCATGTCTTTATCATCCTTTGCATAGGAAACACGGCTCTTCTCTCGAGATTGACTTTTACTGGTATGAGTTgtgtgcacacttccctcacgaccTCCTCTCCGTTTGAGGTTCTTACACGGATTGCTATGCTGAAAACCCCTTGACTCTGCTTGGTGTAGATTAGCGTCTACCTGGTGTGGTCCTGTCGCTGCTTGGTGTGGACCTGCTTCTTCCATCTTGAACGTTGTACTCGAATCTCCTTTAGAATAGATCAAGCTctccccacagatggcgccaattgtaaggactgaatttggattggaccTAGTGTAGGATTGGGTTTAAGCCCAACAaacccaaacaatgaatttatagagtaTGAGTGAAAGAACTAGTTTTACTCCAAAAGATGGACAATAAAAGTTGCTGAATTAAGATTGTTGAACACAAGTAAATAAGAAAATCTGTCCTCGGCACGGCCTTAGGAGCTTATGTTATAATATCTAGTACTTGAACAAAGCTACAAGAGTTCATCGTATTCTTACaaagatttcttgatttttttcgATCCTTCTCTTTAGGCCACCttcccatgctatatactacaatTTTGGTGTCATCTCCATCATACatgtgtaggttagattcgagAAACTCCTttttgtcccatccaacacctcctagAACCATCaaatagtagctgtaaggctgcttggcCACTATTCAAGTATCAccttcacattaatgcggccagaaagttAGTTGGGAgacatttaatgtggaggtagcagcttttgaagatatttgttgcctccctTTACTCACCCCTTGTCCAACGTCCAACTTTTAGTTGTGATGCAACTTTGAAGAAGGTCTAGGGTGATAGGACATTCTTACTGACCTCAAATATCCGTTTTCGAGATGAATTTTATCTTTGGATGTATTTCGGACTGTCACAtacaatctttatttctttttcttatactATTCCCATCATAACCTTATTTAACCATCCTCGGACAGGTTGATATCCTCGGATTGGTCCATAGGCCCAATTCATACAGTTTTAATATTACCTTTATAGATAGTTGGcccccacaattattattattattattatctatgtGATTTGTGATGTATGTGAATGTGTGTAtgtatagtataaatataatataacttcatataatttaataattaagaaatacGAGAGTTTATTATACGTCTGTgtattattatcatattataataactttttgttataaagttagtgattCAAATTAGCGATTGTTTAAgtatttgattggttaagtagatacttagtgtattattaATTTATGTATAGATAAGTGTGGCCGTGTGGGTTAATAATTAATACAGTGTAAATGTGctgagttttgtcatttagtttaatatatttttataaaaacattggtaaatagataatgacaactacataaaaataaaaatgttatacaaattTAATAAAGTAAAATTGTTAGACCTACCCACATTGACAATAGATAATGACAACAGATAAGGAATTATCATATAacgattttaaaatataaaaattcacaaaaaaaaaattgtaaaatgtcATGTATTTGcgagtgtgtgtgtttttttgggttcatAACTTGAtatgttcaaaatttattttaatctaattTTCTTAGTGACtcactgaaaaaaaaattcttagagtCATCACTGTTTGCAGTGTTTTTGTGTGaatcccttcttttttttttttgagaaagatgtgAATCCCTTCTTGGTGTTGATAATTTGTTCGCTTAAATTTCATTCTCAATATTGCTTgtgattatttaattaattggtGTTAAGGTACTATCGCATAAACTgcaatattattaatttgaccTTAATGACATTAATCTACAGTCTACacttcaatatataaatattatttttaatgaaattgaagATAATTTCAGTATCCTCCTAATAATTAGTGTTGCCCTAAAACTAATATCCATGATCCATCCAGACACGTGAAAAACACAGGGTGCGGGTGTAGTCTACCATCACGTTTTACATGTCAAGAAGAAAGTCTAGACTTTTTGTgccaaaaggcccaaaacaagCCATTATGCGATTGTAGACTACTAGACTTTCTTCTTGACATgtaaaacgtttttttttttggcacaaaAAGTACTGTAAAACGAGTGGAACAAACTTAAGGTCAGCAATGGAACTTTCAAGTTTGAAATGGTCCGATGACAGTGAGTCCCCTTGATGAATTTATATTGGTCAGTTGCCAATTGATTCAACAGTTTGTTTCCTTTCCATCGTTAGACTTTGTACGAGGAATATTCTGGAATATTTTTACATTAGACTGTCAGTTTCTCACGGAAACCTTTGttaaatatgaatttcatgTTGCTTTGGAAGaaaggagagaaagagacatgaaaaaagaaaaaagaaaaaaaaataagaatcatGTGGGTTAAACTGGATTTCTTTGTGGTTGAGCTTAATATTTATAGCCAAATTTGTGTGGTGCCAAATCTCTGTTAGGTGCAATTGGTGTTGGAAGCAGCAGCACcacaaaacttttttatttcaaaattgttCGATattgaaatgcaaaaaaaaaaaaaaaaaaaaaaaaaaaagctgatgGATATAAAGCCAAAATCCTCTTTTCCATTGTATCGTTACaatgtaaatatataaatgttcagatataaatatagaaaaaacaTACATCAGGAGCTAGCGTAAAAGACCAGATTTACGCCACCAATTGGTGAATGTTGCATCATATCTTTAATGAGAAAGGGAAAAGCTTGTGTCTTATGGCCAATTTCACTGAACACGTTAGGATATAGACACGTGTTCAAAATTGGATGCATTTCCACATCTCAATGTGTCCCGCACCATTGGACACAAGCCCAACCTAATAAGACACCAACATTGTatcacaatacttttttttttgttgagagtcACATTGTATCACAATACTTATTAATTCCTCacatgtaatttttgtttttaattcctCACATGCAATTTATGTTTTTGGTCCCACCGATGTGgcatacttttgttttgttttgttttgttttttgttttttgtttttgtttttttgttttttgtttttgtttttgtttttttgtttttgttttgttttgttttttttttttttttttttttgttttttttttgttttttgttttttgtttttgttttttgttttttttttgtttttttttttgtttttttttttgttttgttttgtttttttttttgtttttttttgttttttttgctgaatagcTTTTACTTTCGATTGAAATACAAGAAAACCAATGGATGGATATAAATATAAGAAGACCCTCGTCCACTTTCACTTCATatattttctgtttcttttgcACC
This region includes:
- the LOC126708513 gene encoding uncharacterized protein LOC126708513 is translated as MAVHSKDEALMCKVFPSSLGPVAMRWFNGLKANSIDFFKKLTRAFGARFITCSRVSWPLGSLLSMSMREGETLKAYSDRYWEMFNEIEGEYDDVAISTFKAGLPTEHDLRKSLTGKPVTSVRQLMDRIDKYSRVEEDQLQGKGKAKVILQERRDFRLDWYNNNQPRKDFVGQSGSANTQVVNVVF